GATTACCATCAATTATTTTCACGATCGatgtaaaatttaatttacaaatcAACTTGCACATTCCTTTTAAAACTAAATGTTTTTCCAAAAGGAATAGAATTTCTTAAAATTAGTTGGagtcttataaatttatatttttaaaaccatttttagCATAAAGTAATCTACAAATTATCTTATCATCATTTCAAGTTAATGCAGTATTAAATTCGAAGATGGAAATTGGCTGTGTAGTTATTCTAAATGAATTAAGATTCGAATTATTTTTCCAATTACTTCAAAAGAgataacaaataaagaaaatttaattatatcacAGTAAGAGCATCTCCAACtgttagaatttttattttttaaaaaaaaattctaatatgttATATCATGTCACATCAATATTCTAAAAATCTATCTCCAATAGTTAAATAGTTAGAagtctaaataattttttatatgattcaattcataatatataattatataaccATATACCTATTACATcaattttaagataaaaacttTAGACCTTATTTCTACAATAGTTACAATTTTATTGTTCAACTTCTTTTTGCATTGAAAATCCAATAAGATGTGAATGATcacaattataatattttaggATGTGACTTATGCATTTAATTattcattttataatttattaaataatttcaaCTGAATTGAATTCAATAAATTAGCCCGTCAGTAGCTTAAGAATAGTCCTATAATTATAAATTAGCCCGTCGATACTTTATGAAGCTAGATAGTTTAATgttaataattaattaactttttttaaaataattgaatgGCCGTAGAGATTACGAAATTAATTTGCCAAGTACGTGATTACAAATTTTAGACTTTTACTATAGAATTAGCCCGTCAGAGGAATTGACTTTTTATTGTTACATATGAAAAGTGAGATACTTGTTAATTACGTTTCGTTTCATATCACGTAACACGAAGCGTATAAGTTTTGTATGCAATTAAGAGAAGATAATTCAACGGTTCAAATGTTGATGATAAGAGCAATGAGATTATCATGTACAGTTAGTTTTCTTGAATGACAATTAATTCGTGACAACTACAAATTGAAGCGCATGGTTTCGTTCCGTGGTCCAAAAATATCATTACATTAATCAATCAAACAGTAGTGGACGGCACCGCACAAATTGAATTCCAGCTTAGAAATTAACCTTCCTCAATTTTCAACTTCATTATTATTTGACTAATATATGGCTAATGGAATTAACAggtaaagaaattaaaaagacGGATCCAACCAATCGATCGGCGCCATACACAATTACAGGTTAATCGTGTCGCCTTTGTCTGGAAGCCTGCTGACGACGATCGGTAATTGGCTAGCTAGCGAGCATTCCAATTAATGGCGTGGATGGTGAtgttaatttctttaatttccttcCTTAAGCAATGGAAGGAATTAAAGCCTTAATTATAAGACTGAGGCCTGAGGCCTGAGGCCTGAGGCCTGAGGCTGAGCGAGTTCCATTGGTAAAGGAGTGTAGAGCAATAGAGAAGATAGATAATATCAATCAAAGTTCATTCACGTGCGCGATACGTGCTCCTGGATAGAAGCCAATAACTAATTACTTATATAAATCATATCGTTTATATTGCATGATTGCGCGGAAAGCCATGACAGCACGACTGCACGAGTCGCCGTGGCTGTGCCAGCTGCCTCAAGGCTGGGCGGCGGGCCCCACCTGTATCCGTTCGTAGGAAGTAGCATTCATGAATAATCGTGAATCGAAGTGATCGATATCACGAATTCACGTGGCTGGCTTCGAAACCGCCTCCCCCATGTATCTCCACCCCCGGGCCATATTCCACCGTTCCCTGCCAAATATTTAATGCATTTTAATCTCTCATATCATTAGTCcatattgtttttgtttttttagttGGACTTACCTTATCTGATGATTAATTCAATtatatagaaattaataattaatttttataatatattatatgatCATTCAATCTTATAAAAGTTAGTTATAGAATATAGAAATTAGTGATGATGTGAAAAGTATCCGTCTATATTTCGATTATATtaaagggttcaaaattaaggtattttattatctgatatgttgattgagtTTTATAGGAAAGTCCCAAGTGTACTTAGGCAatagtcctagctgcggttaggcaagtggaaaatcctaggggtggtaatcctatgtcctagggggtggtaaccctaggcggaaagtcttggcgggtcggagtttcgaacaaaaatcctaggggatggtaaccctaggttgaaatcctggtgtcacgaactaggtggaagtctggacaggCCGTGGACCGAACgtctagcatgaagaccggaagcatcagacgctgagcaaaagttcaatcggtctggaggaccgaactggcaaaaggtaacttctcttgattgaagtaggtgaggacgcgttccctgggagagagaacagtaggcgtcgattcgacctagggtttccggtcgaaaatccgaaatcagaaccagacagtccgaagactgtcaaacttaTTGTTCTTATATATTCTAttatgttctaactctattttgcaggagactaacatttttgtgcaggggtagaactgaccgggatcgatcgaccgaacattttgatcggtcaaccgaacccccaAGCAACCGATCATATTTCTAACgagtggaccgggctcgaccaggggatcggtcgaccgaacctggttaTCGGCCGACCGAACCGGAGATAGGAGTTGACCAGGTCGAAGTGGAGCGAGCGGATCGGGCGAATCAGATGAGGaagagatcatctgatcggtcgaccgaacgtggggatcggtcgactgatccgctTCGAGTCAAACCTAATCCCGAGCCTCAAGGATCTGGATCAGTCTTGCAAAGGCTATAAAAAGGTACCTCGGGGAGCAGCTTCGATATAGATCTCGAACAAAACATCTTGTGCACTTGTACGCTGCTCCGAACGCTCAAACACTCCGCTGCTTTGACAACTGACGATGGACTTCCCTCAttctttttgtcggtattgtttattcagtacttgtatttttaaattgTAAAAGAATTACACGATTATAGTTGTtatccaaagtaaacgctcaatgagcatgagtcttggagtaggagtcgccctaggctccgaaccaagtaaatcttggtcttcTTGTGTGTGTGTTTTAATTTCCATTGTCATTACTCGAATTTCCGAATATgaaacgtgtgaaagccacgagcgctattcacccctccctccaACCCTCTTTCTCCTTCTAACGCTTTCGATCCAAAGTTAGTTACATGCTATAAAAGCTAGCATCTAAATTTTATAAtgatgattttatattattttaattttttaagtgaTAATaggattaaaataatattttaacgaGTAATTTAGATGATAAAAATTTCATGATTATTTAATcataattgtaaaaattagtatataATTTTTAACGTACATAAATTTATCAGTAGTTTCTACCATAACACTGAATGTAGAGATATTTTTGGGATAAGAgacctttatttttttattttttattttttatttttgagaagGATGcatatttaacttttttttttaataaataaatatcaatatGATATTTCTATTAATTTGAGACGCTATTTGAAATTTTGcccattgatcctgtccgagcgctgagtcgacggacgctgggggcgtggcacgctccgctgtctccgactggtggtgtagctctccggcgaacctgcaaaaaagccgagccgggaggggtttcctggcgatgaccctccaacgctcaagtcaggcaacgagagaggcagcgtaatgtggctacagtaaagagttgcgcataccttcgtcgacgtctgagggtccttatataggaccccgtgGAAACGCGGGCACGCTTCCCAATGCGTGCACGTtttcccaaacataccttaacgagtctGTGTcaaaaaagtacctctggcgccattccgtAATCGTccaagcatatcccggatgtgacggtggaagcttctaccgtatgatcctgtgtaagGTTCGGTCGCCAACTCTACTGTTTGTCGgcagcaggtgtctcgaggatgatgttatcccctgtctcctttgtcctcttgcgttccctgtctgttccagggccgagtgGGTAGGTCGCTCGGCAGGCGTATTACTTCTGTCGCCGGTTGAAGGTATCGGTCCGATCGGGATAACTTCCGGccatatgctcggatgagattgctcctgcctctgTTGCCtggtgccccggccgaacggacatcccGCTCGGCCTTAAAACCTTTTTGcctttgagcatcggaaacccgaccccagTCGGGTTGTCTTCATTCGGTTCAGGGGAATCACGGTCGGTCGGCCTGCACCGTCCGGACGGTCGTTCCGCTTCGTCCGGTTGGTcagtctcagggttgaatctcttgacctttgaccttcaCGTATCATTGACCTTTCGCTACCGTcaacgaggatcccccgtccttatcatcGGATCACCCatcattttagaaaaaaataaaaacggcttttataaaaaaaatcatgaaaggACCATTTTACTTTTTTATAAAGAAAATCATCTAATCCCACTCCCCTCCAGTAATATTCAATATTATTATCTCCCACTAAATATATCTCTTAATTTTTAGATCGGTTGAAcgtataatataaatattaaatgAGTAAATAGATATgattttatagttattataatattcatcactattaaaattcaaaattattatcatattttttttttttactagtcactatttcaaatgtTAATAATCGTTCATGATTTACTTCTTTTATGTTGACCTGGGACAAATTGTAGGAGTAAACATATTCGATTTTTTTTTCCACCAAAATTACTATCAcataaatacttttaaataaattaattctgtatagtaaaaattataaaatcataattattgtaatatatataataattataaaataataacgTAGCTAACCGATTTAAAATTTAGACGGTGGATTATAATACTGACTGGTACCTAGCGCAAAGCGAAACAAGTtactttttttattaaaaaaattcgaACGATAGGCTCTTTGAcgatttaacaaaaaaataataaaaaacaactttaacttttacttattttttgtttttatataCCATTTCACTCAATGCAGTCCACGCCCGATCCCATCGTTCAATTGGGCTCGGCATTTTAACGCGACAGGACCCACAGATTATGCACACGCAGCCACCGACGCATCACCCCACCACCACTTGCGTATTGGACTTGGCATGCTCACCCCTGGCCCCAGACTATGGTAAAGTAAAGTAAAGTAAAGTAAAGTAGGAGGGCATTTAATTATCACTCCGATGTTTCTGATTTAATTCTCagtataatatatttatagaaatttttttatcaaacagAATTAGTAATTAAGAAATATTGGGCTATTCAACCACCCACGATGCGTATTTTCTAATAGAACGACCTGGcaccccttctcttcttcttcttggtaccCTGTCATCTGACGGTTGGTGAAAAACAAGTTTTTTTTCTTGGTATCCTGTCTATAAAAGCCTACCCAATCCAATGCCTTCGTGATCTCCTCCACTCGTCGCTAGTTAACCGAGCCCACCCACCGAGCGCACCGCTTCCGCAGCGAGAGGGAAAGAGAGAGGGAGGTCGCGAGAGAGCCGAGGGGGCTCGTCCGGAGCTGGCTAACCATAGCGCAGGAGAGAGCCTGGAGGACCGCAACAAGTGGCGAGTGCTCGCCCTGTATGAAGCCCTGAACGGTCGCGACGCGGACCGGGTGCAGCAGCTGCTCGCCCCCGACATCGAGTGGTGGTTCCATGGCCCGCCGGAGCACCAGCACATGATGCGCATGCTCACCGGCGCTGACGACGACACCGCCGCCGAGTTCCGATTCTTCCCCGAACGAGTCGCCGCCTTCGGCTCCACCGTCGTCGCCGAGGGCACCGGCCCCGGCGCCGCCACCTCCTGGGTCCACGCCTGGACCGTCTCCCCGGATGGGATAATCACCCAGGTCCGGGAGTACTTCAACACCTCCGTCACCGTCACCCGAGTCGCCGCTGACTCGCCGCCCAAGCCCTCGGTTTCGCCCAAGGACTCGCCCAGGCCGACTCACTGCCTGCCCGTGTGGCAGAGCCGCAGCCGCAAGTCCTTTCCCGGACTCGTCCTGGCGATCTAAACATAAGTAATCCGAATCATTAAGTAAAGCCTAATTAATCAATCTTAATCACCGAGGTGAAGGCTTAATCAATATATGCATGGGCTGATAAGGTCACTGTCATTCGAGTCCTAATTAAGAGTTAAGTCTGTGGTTTGCTTTAATTATCATAGTTTTAATAGGTAATTAAGATGAAGGAGAAGCGTAGAGGAATCATGTCATCCTTCCTTCCTCCTTCAGtagctgatgatgatgatgctcatGTGTGTTTATCATTCTCTTATATATTGAATAAAAGATGCTTGTGTGCTTGCTTTAAAATCAATTCGCGTAATAATATGATTTAGAGATTCATAATTGAATGAACACGACAATAATTGTGTAGACCAAATCAAACAAAGAACTAGTGACACCATTTATGATACCGTGTAGATCAGGGAAGGGAATTGAATAAGTAGTTGGGTCAGGATACGACGTGTCGGATTTCTTACCACTGCTCAAGATAACGACGTGGATTGGAGGACGATTTTTCTTTCTAATGACGAACAACTGAGCTAAATTTGGAAGAATTATGAGTTGAAAATCAATTGATTATCGTGATCGTCAATTTTTATGAATAGAAAAAGTCGAAAGGGATGGCGTTTATTTCGGAAAAAAAGAGAGATGAAAGGATATGCTTTCCACCAGATATCCAGAGTCTCTTACCACCGCCTTGAGGCAGTGTTCATGCCACTCTCGTCAGTGGTCATTTCTGGAATCCAAACTTTATCAGTTGGCAGCTTGCGACTTTTTTGCTTTAGTTTCAAAACAACTTTATTGAAAAATATGAGGAAAAAAAACAAGTGAACATTTAACTTGTTGAGGAAGCAGAAAAAGGGAACAAAGATTCATGAGAAGATGTGTTTCCTGCAAGGCTGCAACTTGTAAAGCACCTCCGAACTGTTGCGGCATAAAGCACTACTTGAGCAAAAGCTCAACAACAAGCGGATTTATGCTCGTAATGTTACGTAGACCTGTAATtaaccactattatcacaatttattttgTGTGGTGAATCTCTAAATATTCATCACCCTCTCCCTCTGCTTCTCTCTTGCTATCATTTCAAATTATCCTCACAAGTTAATTAGAGGATgataaatttactataataaaggATGAACTCCTCCAATCCTTTAGTCACTTGACGATTGACTATAAATTGATCTATGATTTATCTCTTTCACATAACCTCGCTACAAATGCAATTTACATAGACATGATCAATGTGATTGAATACACTTCTAAAAGAGAATAAAAGAAAACTTTGTCTAGTATTTTCAGTGTGTTAATCTGATATTGTCTATGGTAGTAACATTCTCGCTGGAATTCAAAAAGAAATTGCCACGATGTCAGTGGATAAATCATGGTCACCTGAACAACAATCAGATTTAGCCAATTATATGAATATACTGAAAAACTGAAAATTACCCATTAATGATAACTGGGTTGCTAATATGTGGCACTTACTATCCATTTCTGGGTAAGAAATCACATCATATCTGTTTTGCTAATGATAATTGTTGTTATGATCTCAATGACAGTACATAAAGAGagaaaaggaaagctggaaattCATGCATGtaagaaattaaaagaaattattgGATCATGCAAATACGGAATTCAAGGAAATTAGTTACATTTTTCTACAACTGTTCTATCCTATGAATCAAACTAAGAGATACTTATTCTTGTGTAACTAAATACGCCATAAATAACATTGTTTAGGGCTTCCATAAGTTTCATTACCCTTCACGACCAAATAAATTTCAGAAAAAGAGGCCATGATATATAAGAGAGACAATGAAACCATTCATTCTTACTACTACTTTAGTCATGTCAATGATATTATTACTTCAATAAGTACCGACGGTAGATTTAATTAATGAAACTGTCAAGAACACTCAGCTCATATAATAGTCTTGTCCAAGTAGACAGACAACAAGCTGTGTGCAACTATTGCGATGTATTAACTCTTCGTGTAGCCAAGAAAGGAGTACATAACTCAAAATGAATCCAATGTTTTCAATTTTGATAGTTGACGTGGAAGGGAAAAAAAAGTCCGTTTATACTCTAACAAAGTACAACAAGGGTGTATCAGTACACATATAGTGGGAAACTTATAATACAGAGGCGCAGAGCGGAGTTGAGGGATACACAACTAAAAGTAACTCCGCCTAGCAACTTTGAAGCCAGAGATAAGAGAACATGAACCCAGTGCTACAAATGACAAGAGAGTCATACTGATTGCGACTACTGATATATCAGTGAAGCTATTCACTACTTCCCGTCGCATGCGATCTGTAATTGGGATGGCCGCAGATGAAGCAGAGATCAGCAAGTATGCCATCACCTAAAAACAAAAAGGAGAAAAGCTTTGCATCACTGGAGTTCAAGCATCTAGAAATAGTTATGCAAATTCATCAGAGTATCACACTTAGTCTGCCATGATGAAATCCAGAGGGGGAAGAAGATTACAAGTCGTTATTAACTCTATTTTGAAACACCAGCAGCCATAATATTAATTACAAAGAATCTTGCACCATCCTTCGGTGTAAGGCATATCTGTTAACCTCATTCAAGTTGTGTTCATATATTTCATGGAGAGGAAAGTAGGAAGCTGAGTGCCCCTTGTGTACCATATAGCTCAACATCACATATGCTAAGGCCTAACTATTTTTCATGGTGATAGATCATCTGCACTACATGAAGGGAAGCAAGTAATGCGAGTAGTATGGTTATCAGACAATTGATATCTTCTAATGGCAGTTGGTATTTTAGGATCTGAAATTAGGCTTGCAATCTAACAAAAATGGTCTGTACATGTTTCAAACGTTAAAGAGCTATGTTGAAGGAAATTAATGTGTTCTGTTTCGTGCAAATAAGAGTCTACAATCTTTTATAGGTAAAGTCTCCTGCAACTTTTCTTAGAAAGGATAATCAAGTTATCTGTTGATTGACTGAGTTTTATTCTCAGATCATAAGAAATATTTGTTACTCAGATAGAACACGCTTGGAACACAGGACATTCACACCAGAATAGGAGTGATGATTGGCTGATATTATTGGCTTTCTTAAGATAATAGCCCTCAACAAATTGGCAATGGAAACAATAAGATCCATGTGTCGACCTTACTATTAGCACGATCAACCAAGTTAACAAAATTTGGTTATAGTAAAACTTATAAGCCCAATTTACTTGGAGAGAAAAAGTGGGAAGAGGGAAAATTTGAGAAGGAAAAAAGAGCagcctggtgcacgaagctcccgccaatgtGGAGTCTTGGGAGGAGGCGGACCACATTGGATCTATTGTACACAACCTTATCCTacattgcaagaggttgtttccacaACTAGAACCCATGACCTCAAGGTCAAACGGTAGCAATTTCTTCAAAGAAGTTTTCCAGAAAAAGCTCTATTTTACTCATTTTTCTTATTCAACCTCTTCAACATCCTTCTTCTTCTACCCTAACCTCCTCTCCTTTCTTTTTCTCCTTACCCATCCTCTTcctcatctacttttacccaaCCACCCCACTATCCCACTCTCTtcctttttaattaatattgtggtTTGGTTTAGGACATAAGGAGGTTAGGGTAGAAGAAGAGAAACTAAGAAGAGAGAAAATATTGGTGGAGGAAGAGGAAAATGTGAAGAAGTTAGATAACAAGACTAGACAAAAAGGTATAATAACTAATAAGAAAATAAGAACTACAAAAATCTTTTTCATCTTTCTACCTCTATACCTTTCTGATGCAGGATTAACATTGGAGGACCCAATCTTctagaggtcataacttttgactcgggatTTAGAATCAGACCCTATCAATGGCCACGCATgcagaatttaaaaatctatatttgttAGGGACCACAATTTTCAGCCCAAAATCTACCGTTTAGACCCTTTTCAAagcctttttattatttttaataatttctatTTTATGGTATTTAGGctaagttttgatatttctgGTAATTAGAGGTTAAGAATTTTCTATATCAACGTTctgttttattaatttttgtcTATTATGAAATTTTCTTTTCTGGTaaggtttattttttttcaagattAAAATTGAGGTCTAAAATTTaagatttctttcctttttaagtCCAGGgtctatataatatatattatgaaGAAGGATGCTCTATTCTTAATAAAAGTTTTTCTTTTTGGTGGTTTCTCTTCTTGCCTTCTCCTCAATTCCCCTTTCTCGTCTTCCCGCAAGATAATCATTATTTGTCCGATGTCAGTTAGTATCAAAGTGAAGGTCATCATCAGATTAAATGGAAGGTCGTCATGGTTGTGATGCGGTCACAACACCAAGCAAGTTCCAACTGAGGAAGCCTCACACCGTGGTCGTAGCGTTCATGACATAATGACGATGGAGGATTTACAAAGGTAAGTCACAGACTTAACCTAGCGTCTAGATGAGGCGACGCAAATTATTGAGGCCTATGGAATCTCAGATTATGGGATCTCAAATTGTGGATCTGAGTCTTCCTTTGAGAACCCTTTTCACCAACAGACTACATACTAGGAGTGTCGTGGTGGTCGGGAGGAGCCCTATGGAGAACTCAGTTTTCATATTGAACTGCccataaagtacctcttaaacttaaaggtaagttctataaaaccgctattagacctgctatgttatatggagctgaatgttgggctatgactcgagcacatgagcataagatgagagttgcagagatgaggatgttaaggtggatgtgtggacatacgaagatgaacaaaataaggaatgagagcattagagagaaagtcggagttgcatctattgaggacaaactccgagagacatgtttaagatggtacggacatgtacttagacgaccaataaatgctctagttaggcgatgtgaaactatgataaacatgcatatcaaacgaggaagaggaagaccaaaaaagacttggttagcaacaataaaacaagataaaatttatttaaatatagatgatgatataataagagatagagctcaatggcgtaaaaggattcatacagtcgatcccacctagtgggaaaaggcttgattgttgttgttgtggtGGCAAGTAGAGGGCTTCGTTGATTGAATCAACGAAGTGGAGTAGATTTTCAACTATAAGCAAGTGTCGGAACGGATGAAGGTAAAGTTGATTGCCATCAGACTCAAGGGGCGAGCATCGACGTGGTGGAAGCAAATGCAGCGCTCACGATAAACAGGGCAAGTCCCAAACACTTTGATTGCCTCCATGCTGTTTTTGAAAAGCTGAAGTCAAAGTACTTATTTATCAATACGAAAAAATGTTCTTTCTTTACTACATTAGTAACTTTCCTTAGCTTTATTATGTCTACTGTGCACGCACCTCAAGCAAAGATAGACGTAATCTTGGAGTGACCACAACTGAAGACGTTGCACGATGTTCGAAGTTTCCATGGCTTGGCTTCTTTTTACCGTTGGTTCATCAGAAATTTTAGCACTCTGATTACTCTAATCACTGAGTGTCTCAAGGCACGAGATTTCAAGTAGTCAGAAGAAGCAGAGACTAGCTTTCAACTAGTCAAGCAGAAGATGACCGAGACACTAGTTATGACActtcctgattttgaccaagtgtTTGAGTTCAATTGTGATGCATTTGGCATCGGTATAGGAGATGTTCTACGTTAATCCGGGCGTCCAATTACTTTCTACAATGAGAAGCTGTCTGAATCCAAGAGGAATTATTCTACATATGACTCAGAGTTCTATGTCATTGTTCAGTCCTTGAAGCATTGGTGACACTACCTAGTACTTGATCATAAAACATTGAAGTACATCAATGATCAATACAAGCTGAGCAGGCGGCATGCCAAGTGGATGGCTTACTTACAGGAGTTTGTTAGTTATTATCTCAAATTGGTGGGTTTAATTGTAAGTTTTGTATATGAGTGCAAACCGAACCCATTAAAATGATTTAACTTAGGTTTATTGGGTTTTGGTTATTGGATGTAGAATTTGTATGTGTAGAATTTATAGTctcgcatctattatcatctatgggTTGATAATAGATATCCACTATATATAAGGTTGGTCCCGGTTTAGGGTTTAATCTTGACAGAACTTTTGGTTCCCCATTGACCTAAAGTTTTTCGGCACTGTCACCCCTAAGTCCCTTGGAAGACCTTCCTTTTCTTTCCGCTGCATCTTCTTTCATAGGAATTATTTTTGGACGACGCTAAAGACAAGGATGACTCTTCAATTAGGTTCTTTGTCATATTTGTTTATGCTTTATGTTATTATGTTATGTTCTCGATGAAATGAAGATCCATGCGCATAtgttcttgtatttcctatatGTGAATTCTTATGTGATTCTTAGAATCCATGTGGTTAGGTtttttacaagaagcatcaattggtatcagagtcatgtgtTTTGTTTCGTCGTTTTCATTGgcaataaagtttaaatttttcgtCGATTTGTTGGTTGTATGCTAGATCAAGTTTTTCCTAGTTAATACAAATGTTTGATCGTTGAAAATCATATAAGAGAAAACTAGGATAGACTTATTTTTCGAGTTTTTCATGTTTCTGTGAAGAATATGAAGAACGACGAAAACTATCACTGTTTAAcctaattttagataaaattgtgATGGTTCAATCGATTGCTTTGGTCGAGCAATCGATTGCCGAGTCTAAAATTTTGAACAGAAATGATTGAAATTCAATCGATTAACAGCCTTAAACTCGTGACTACATCAATTATCAatcgattaaaattatttttattcgaTTGAGATTGATTTTGTTTCGATTAATTTTTTCGATTGGGATTCTTTTCTTAATCGaaaaaattcttttattcataAACAATATTATTactgtttcaaaag
This region of Zingiber officinale cultivar Zhangliang chromosome 9A, Zo_v1.1, whole genome shotgun sequence genomic DNA includes:
- the LOC122019453 gene encoding uncharacterized protein LOC122019453, which encodes MHTQPPTHHPTTTCNDLAPLLFFFLVPCHLTVGEKQVFFLGILSIKAYPIQCLRDLLHSSLVNRAHPPSAPLPQREGKREGGRERAEGARPELANHSAGESLEDRNKWRVLALYEALNGRDADRVQQLLAPDIEWWFHGPPEHQHMMRMLTGADDDTAAEFRFFPERVAAFGSTVVAEGTGPGAATSWVHAWTVSPDGIITQVREYFNTSVTVTRVAADSPPKPSVSPKDSPRPTHCLPVWQSRSRKSFPGLVLAI